Proteins found in one Armatimonadota bacterium genomic segment:
- a CDS encoding bifunctional folylpolyglutamate synthase/dihydrofolate synthase, whose translation MNYAEALSYLDSLTDFERLGFHRHFAETVSLDSAREFLRLLGDPHRAVPCVHIAGTKGKGSTAAILDSVLRAAGYRTGLFTSPHLVSLRERVRVSGRPIPEQALTDCVERVQPAHEAVRDNPDLQPCTFFEAYLGIAALHFLREEVDIAIYETGLGGRLDATNLVMPRVAAITTIGLDHTYILGDTLDAIAREKAEISKPGVPLVVARNQHSEALNAIREIAAKNGAEVFLAPEVHRVEPPVKARVDNAGEPIPPMDKFQIRSALAATGEAFLHCPLIGAHQAWNIGVAVGILEQLSARGYTIGNADLTEGLRKVRWPGRFDLRGAKPWLVLDCAHNPDSARALATALREYLDFRRLALVVGMSGDKDIAGFARELSALSPSVVLTRANNPRALPPGDLQERAAPTWNDAEAVEDPLEALDRARQIAGESGAVCVTGSFYVVGEIMERLSFQ comes from the coding sequence GTGAATTACGCGGAGGCGCTTAGCTACCTGGATTCGCTCACAGATTTCGAGCGACTGGGCTTCCACCGTCATTTCGCCGAAACGGTGAGCCTGGATTCGGCCCGCGAGTTCCTGCGGCTTCTCGGCGACCCGCACCGCGCCGTGCCCTGTGTGCATATCGCAGGGACGAAGGGCAAGGGCTCGACGGCGGCGATCCTGGACAGCGTTCTGCGCGCAGCGGGCTACAGGACCGGGCTGTTCACCTCGCCCCACCTGGTCTCTCTGCGCGAGCGGGTGCGCGTCAGCGGTAGACCGATCCCGGAGCAGGCGCTGACAGACTGCGTGGAACGGGTGCAGCCTGCCCACGAGGCGGTGCGCGACAACCCTGACCTGCAGCCGTGCACCTTCTTCGAAGCCTACCTGGGCATCGCGGCCCTGCATTTCCTGCGCGAAGAGGTGGACATCGCCATCTACGAGACCGGCCTGGGCGGGCGCCTGGATGCGACGAACCTGGTCATGCCGCGAGTCGCGGCGATCACCACCATCGGCCTGGATCATACCTACATTCTCGGCGACACCCTGGATGCAATCGCACGGGAGAAGGCTGAGATATCCAAGCCCGGCGTGCCGCTGGTGGTAGCCCGGAATCAGCATTCCGAAGCGCTCAACGCGATCCGCGAAATCGCGGCGAAGAACGGCGCCGAAGTGTTCCTGGCACCCGAGGTCCACCGCGTCGAGCCTCCGGTGAAGGCGCGCGTGGATAACGCGGGCGAGCCGATCCCGCCCATGGACAAGTTCCAGATCCGCTCCGCCCTGGCCGCGACGGGCGAAGCTTTCCTGCATTGCCCGCTCATCGGCGCGCACCAGGCGTGGAACATCGGCGTCGCGGTCGGGATCCTTGAGCAACTGTCGGCCCGAGGCTACACTATAGGCAATGCGGATCTGACGGAAGGGCTGCGCAAGGTGCGCTGGCCGGGCCGCTTCGACTTGCGCGGCGCGAAGCCCTGGCTTGTCTTGGACTGCGCGCACAACCCGGACTCCGCGCGGGCGCTTGCCACAGCGCTCCGCGAGTACCTGGATTTCCGCCGCCTGGCGCTGGTCGTGGGTATGAGCGGAGACAAGGACATCGCCGGCTTCGCAAGGGAGCTTTCCGCGCTTTCACCGTCGGTGGTGCTCACCCGGGCCAACAACCCGCGAGCGCTGCCGCCCGGAGATCTGCAGGAGCGCGCCGCGCCGACCTGGAACGACGCGGAAGCGGTGGAAGACCCGCTGGAAGCCCTGGACCGCGCTCGACAGATTGCCGGCGAATCCGGCGCAGTCTGCGTCACCGGGTCCTTCTATGTGGTGGGCGAAATCATGGAACGCCTGAGCTTTCAGTGA
- a CDS encoding glycosyltransferase family 39 protein produces MRRGIFPTRRYSAPVPPQAGLMLASLSRRHEFYLVLALALAVRLVDINAPFTTEHWIKQLQIAPIAKNFATESMNILWPKTDYSADRPAYIEIEFQLVTWLSALLYKVFGIHEWCARLVTISFSMAGMVLLYRLILMYLGPGPAIYGLVFYAFVPSSWYFSRVLMSEPLMLCFSIALVYAFSRYLSTGSRRHFIWTVAGGALCFLVKLPAVMLVVPLLWLAYTRFQGQTFRRPDLWAIAVMSLLPAIAYYTHARLNIGREYFTVGVGFGGGMWFSLSDFLKPGNYSLMVTRMVHDHLTPVGIVLLILGLVVGDRRRIPVTVFHVWLGVVAVYFVLVSGGNLRQNYYQLHMLPPAAALVGYGWYQLVNSQRFSPILNPLLLGVFLAFCVWGVEPKFQQVTAIHACAADLNRLDPDKHPVLIFPAGYGCLYYFDRPGWVGREGFGKPANEVPPEDIPGPDYIDTRILRGARWAVYFDFDPAGQQPMIRQYLTDTFRQAEEGSGYTIFDLTRTQDGQEYRPLSSDAGRKSFSLPWSD; encoded by the coding sequence ATGAGGCGCGGCATCTTCCCCACGCGGCGATACAGTGCGCCGGTGCCGCCTCAGGCCGGACTTATGCTGGCTTCCCTCTCGCGCCGCCATGAGTTCTACCTCGTCCTTGCTCTCGCACTTGCCGTTCGACTGGTGGATATCAACGCGCCTTTCACCACCGAGCACTGGATCAAGCAGCTTCAGATCGCACCCATTGCGAAGAACTTCGCCACGGAGAGCATGAACATACTGTGGCCGAAGACCGACTACAGCGCGGACCGGCCAGCGTACATCGAGATCGAGTTCCAGCTGGTGACGTGGCTCTCCGCCTTGCTGTACAAGGTTTTCGGGATTCATGAGTGGTGCGCGCGGCTGGTCACCATCTCCTTCAGCATGGCGGGGATGGTGCTTCTCTATCGTCTGATCTTGATGTACCTTGGGCCTGGGCCGGCCATCTACGGTCTGGTCTTCTACGCCTTTGTGCCCTCCAGCTGGTACTTCTCTCGGGTCCTCATGTCCGAGCCGCTGATGCTCTGCTTTTCCATCGCCCTCGTTTATGCATTCTCACGCTACCTGTCAACGGGATCGCGACGGCACTTCATTTGGACCGTTGCCGGCGGCGCGCTCTGCTTTCTTGTGAAGCTTCCCGCGGTGATGCTGGTGGTTCCGCTTCTGTGGTTGGCGTACACCCGGTTCCAGGGGCAGACCTTCAGGCGCCCCGATCTCTGGGCCATCGCCGTGATGTCCCTCCTGCCGGCCATCGCGTACTATACCCATGCGAGGCTGAACATCGGGCGCGAGTACTTCACCGTAGGCGTGGGATTTGGTGGAGGCATGTGGTTCTCACTGTCCGACTTTCTCAAACCGGGCAATTACTCGTTGATGGTCACGCGGATGGTTCACGACCACCTGACGCCCGTGGGAATTGTGTTGCTGATTCTGGGACTGGTGGTGGGCGACCGCCGCCGGATACCGGTCACTGTCTTCCATGTCTGGCTGGGAGTGGTGGCGGTCTACTTCGTCCTGGTCTCGGGCGGCAATCTGCGCCAGAACTACTACCAGCTTCACATGCTCCCGCCGGCGGCGGCGCTTGTCGGGTACGGCTGGTATCAGCTTGTAAACTCACAGCGATTCTCGCCGATCCTGAACCCTCTCCTGTTGGGGGTGTTCCTGGCGTTCTGCGTGTGGGGCGTGGAGCCAAAGTTCCAGCAGGTAACAGCGATTCACGCCTGTGCGGCGGACCTGAACCGGCTCGATCCAGACAAACACCCCGTGCTTATCTTTCCGGCAGGATATGGCTGCCTGTACTACTTTGACCGCCCGGGGTGGGTGGGGCGCGAGGGGTTCGGCAAACCGGCGAACGAGGTTCCTCCCGAAGACATACCGGGACCGGACTACATAGACACACGGATCCTTCGGGGTGCCCGGTGGGCTGTGTACTTCGACTTTGACCCCGCAGGCCAGCAGCCGATGATTCGGCAGTACCTGACTGATACCTTCCGGCAGGCAGAAGAAGGGTCTGGCTACACCATTTTCGACCTGACCCGCACCCAGGACGGGCAGGAATACCGGCCACTGAGCAGCGACGCCGGGAGGAAGTCCTTCAGCCTCCCGTGGAGCGACTAG
- the hisF gene encoding imidazole glycerol phosphate synthase subunit HisF produces MLAKRIIPCLDVTDGRVVKGIKYLNFRDAGDPVEQAARYDEQGADELVFLDVTASVRHRDIMLDIVRRTAEQIFIPFTVGGGIRSVEDIRAILKAGADKASIMTAAIENPAVVSEGAERFGRQCIVVAIDARRVPREGRDDTYLGLNPDADIEWRVHTHGGSRPTEVDALEWAAKAEELGAGELLVTSMDADGTKTGYDVELLRRISERASIPVIASGGAGTVDHMHEALIDGKADAVLAASIFHFGEMTVGDVKRDLASRGVVVRM; encoded by the coding sequence ATGCTGGCCAAACGCATCATTCCGTGTCTCGATGTCACCGACGGGCGCGTCGTCAAGGGCATCAAGTACCTGAACTTCCGGGATGCCGGAGACCCCGTGGAACAAGCCGCCCGGTATGACGAGCAGGGCGCGGACGAACTGGTTTTCCTGGACGTGACAGCTTCCGTGCGGCACCGGGACATCATGCTGGACATCGTGCGCCGCACTGCCGAGCAGATATTCATCCCCTTCACCGTGGGCGGCGGAATCCGTTCGGTAGAAGATATCCGGGCGATCCTCAAGGCCGGCGCGGATAAGGCGTCGATCATGACCGCCGCCATTGAGAACCCGGCCGTGGTGAGCGAAGGCGCCGAACGTTTCGGCAGACAGTGCATCGTGGTCGCCATCGACGCACGGCGCGTGCCCCGAGAGGGCCGGGACGACACGTACCTGGGACTGAACCCCGACGCGGACATTGAGTGGCGCGTCCACACCCACGGCGGTAGTCGCCCCACGGAAGTTGACGCCTTGGAGTGGGCCGCAAAGGCCGAGGAACTGGGTGCAGGAGAGCTTCTCGTCACCAGCATGGACGCCGACGGCACTAAGACCGGTTACGACGTGGAACTCCTGCGCCGCATATCCGAGCGTGCATCGATACCCGTCATCGCTTCAGGTGGCGCGGGGACGGTGGACCACATGCACGAAGCGCTCATTGACGGCAAGGCCGACGCGGTCCTGGCGGCATCCATCTTCCATTTCGGAGAGATGACCGTGGGTGACGTGAAACGTGATCTCGCCAGCCGCGGTGTGGTCGTAAGAATGTAG
- a CDS encoding MFS transporter, whose product MPIRKLYRRAVAVHPELPRYLLAIAMMSVCGGVFENTYNNYLYARFDITGETRGYIELVREFPGLINALIMGALAFLPEARIAAFSALVTALGMFGFGLMGDTLFMMLFFSLFWGVGSHLIMPVRASLTMSLGGANNKGRRLGQVGSVGIVGSIIGATLVWFIFDAIGGNQGTNPQDILRIPEWKFDIAFYAAGIACIIGALWFFSLRSVGAHVQRQPLVLKRKYWLYYVLNVLFGARKQVFLTFGRWVLVEVFKQTPATFAKLWIVSSGVGVFFNPIIGRLVDRLGERKVLVFDSLVLMLVCFGYGGAKHLGLPDFWALMLVFACFIVDQLFFAVGMARDTYMAKIAESPRDLTASLSLGISINHLIAMTVPSFGSMLWKAYGYESVFMAAGVVAIMMTFFASRIRIPQQQERAQSELRGGA is encoded by the coding sequence ATGCCCATCAGGAAACTCTATCGGCGCGCCGTCGCCGTCCATCCCGAGCTGCCCCGCTACCTGCTGGCCATCGCAATGATGTCTGTCTGCGGAGGCGTGTTCGAAAACACATACAACAATTACCTGTATGCGCGCTTCGACATTACCGGCGAGACCCGCGGGTACATCGAACTCGTGCGCGAGTTTCCGGGCCTCATCAACGCCCTGATCATGGGAGCGCTGGCCTTTCTGCCCGAAGCTCGCATCGCCGCCTTCTCGGCGCTGGTGACCGCGCTGGGCATGTTCGGCTTCGGGCTCATGGGCGACACGCTCTTCATGATGCTCTTCTTCTCCCTCTTCTGGGGAGTGGGTAGCCACCTCATCATGCCCGTCCGCGCGTCTCTCACCATGAGCCTGGGAGGAGCGAACAACAAGGGCCGCAGGCTCGGCCAGGTGGGCTCGGTCGGCATCGTGGGCTCCATCATCGGTGCGACTCTCGTCTGGTTCATCTTCGACGCCATCGGCGGGAACCAGGGCACGAATCCCCAGGACATCCTGCGCATCCCGGAGTGGAAGTTTGACATCGCCTTCTACGCCGCCGGGATCGCGTGCATCATCGGCGCGCTGTGGTTCTTCAGTCTCCGGTCCGTGGGCGCTCACGTGCAGCGCCAACCCCTCGTTCTGAAGCGCAAGTACTGGCTGTACTACGTGCTCAACGTGCTCTTTGGCGCCCGGAAGCAGGTCTTCCTCACCTTCGGCCGCTGGGTGCTGGTCGAGGTGTTCAAACAGACCCCCGCGACTTTCGCAAAGCTCTGGATCGTTTCGTCCGGCGTGGGCGTGTTCTTCAATCCCATCATCGGCCGCCTGGTGGACAGGCTGGGCGAGCGCAAGGTTCTCGTGTTCGATTCTCTTGTCCTGATGCTGGTCTGCTTCGGTTACGGCGGCGCGAAGCATCTGGGCTTGCCGGACTTCTGGGCGCTCATGCTGGTGTTCGCCTGCTTCATCGTGGATCAGCTGTTCTTCGCAGTGGGCATGGCGCGAGACACGTACATGGCGAAGATTGCCGAAAGCCCCCGGGACCTCACCGCGAGCCTGTCGCTGGGCATCAGCATCAACCACTTGATTGCGATGACCGTGCCCTCTTTCGGAAGTATGCTGTGGAAAGCGTATGGTTACGAATCGGTGTTCATGGCTGCCGGTGTGGTGGCCATCATGATGACCTTCTTCGCATCGCGGATCCGCATCCCCCAGCAGCAGGAGAGAGCGCAGAGTGAATTACGCGGAGGCGCTTAG
- a CDS encoding NAD(P)/FAD-dependent oxidoreductase, translated as MSFKSGSNVAIIGAGVSGLTAAYALAKSGRKVDVFEQREQIGGLARSMYLNGSKVDRYYHFVCGCDHHLRALLPELGIEQRLHWVTGPTSYYVRGRLYPFTTPLDILGFAPLSLISRVRFGLHGMNARRFTDWGRIEHLTAEQWLVAGMGREAYETIWLPLLRMKFGDDAGGVSAPWIWHRIHRVITSRASIFQPERLGYIEGGTGTLLDALREQVEAAGGAVHTATAVRGLLETGGAITGLTTDQGDFQARCVISTVALPDLSILLPDVARDYRADLDRVQFLGVVCLMLRLKKAVTPYFWVNVNDSRAPFSGFIEYANLNHAALPNGEGLLYIPLYLPVNDPRFLTPEPELVGQAVNGLETLFPGFSADQVIEAVVTRDSYAQAFCPPGFGANIPAIQSPIAGLFLTDSTQLYPADRNVSGMIGLARNAAAQADKYLAQRF; from the coding sequence ATGAGTTTCAAGTCCGGAAGCAATGTCGCGATCATCGGCGCGGGCGTATCGGGCCTCACGGCGGCCTATGCCCTCGCGAAGTCCGGCCGGAAGGTGGACGTTTTCGAGCAGCGCGAACAGATCGGCGGTCTCGCACGCTCGATGTACCTCAACGGCAGCAAGGTGGACCGCTACTACCACTTCGTCTGCGGCTGTGACCATCATCTGCGGGCGCTGCTGCCCGAATTGGGCATTGAGCAACGGCTCCACTGGGTGACTGGACCCACCAGTTACTACGTTCGCGGCAGGCTGTACCCCTTCACGACACCCCTGGATATTCTCGGCTTCGCGCCGCTGTCACTGATCTCACGGGTCCGTTTCGGCCTGCATGGGATGAACGCCCGGCGCTTCACGGACTGGGGCAGAATTGAGCACCTGACGGCTGAGCAGTGGCTCGTCGCGGGCATGGGCCGGGAGGCTTATGAGACCATCTGGCTGCCCCTCTTGCGCATGAAGTTCGGGGACGACGCGGGTGGCGTGTCTGCACCCTGGATCTGGCATCGCATCCACCGCGTCATCACCTCGCGCGCCAGCATCTTCCAGCCCGAGCGCCTCGGATACATTGAGGGCGGAACGGGAACATTGCTGGACGCACTGCGCGAACAGGTGGAGGCTGCAGGAGGTGCTGTACACACGGCAACTGCCGTCCGCGGACTGCTGGAGACCGGCGGAGCGATCACTGGTCTGACCACCGACCAGGGCGACTTTCAGGCGCGATGTGTGATCTCGACGGTGGCCTTGCCGGATCTGTCGATTCTCCTGCCCGACGTTGCCCGTGACTACCGCGCGGACCTCGACAGGGTTCAATTCCTGGGTGTGGTATGCCTGATGCTGCGTCTGAAGAAAGCGGTGACGCCCTACTTCTGGGTCAATGTAAATGATTCCCGTGCGCCGTTCAGCGGGTTCATCGAATACGCGAATCTCAATCACGCTGCGCTGCCCAACGGAGAGGGGCTCTTGTACATTCCCCTGTACCTGCCGGTGAACGATCCCAGATTTCTTACTCCCGAGCCGGAACTCGTGGGTCAGGCGGTGAACGGCCTCGAGACGCTGTTCCCGGGCTTCAGCGCCGACCAGGTGATAGAAGCGGTGGTGACGCGGGACTCGTATGCCCAGGCCTTCTGTCCGCCGGGTTTCGGCGCAAACATACCGGCGATCCAGTCGCCCATCGCCGGGTTGTTCCTCACAGACTCGACCCAGCTCTACCCAGCCGACCGCAATGTGAGCGGGATGATCGGCTTAGCCCGCAATGCCGCAGCTCAAGCGGATAAGTACCTGGCGCAGCGCTTCTGA
- a CDS encoding tetratricopeptide repeat protein, protein MPAFAGEVSRTTMGDRAARVLARRGSIFLHALSGVLGLLVCLTPAIAQQPQTSDAKALMAEGIKLARDGNHARAALVFQQVVMLYPADFDARYNFALALYNAGNLAGAEVQFGLALEIQPNSAEAHRGLGLTLNALHRYAEAAAHLRAAVAARPKDAAAQGALGRAYLGAGNPRKAIEPLRAAIRLQPDNAGVSYDLGRAAEACGDYPLALSSYSRSLSRKPDSLPSAMGLARAALALKKPLQAVEALRPFVAPPPTDPAFWRLLMRGYDGIGLEEEAMRARLTLADLAEPGESAQLRAQAAERLIGLNRFPEALLELQLAAVEDPANTEVLLLMARCHRELGDKGREIETLRTAAARQPSDATVGLGLATALAGAGSNAEALSVLERALSVEPANETALRMAADTAGALGRLQDREQYLRRILALNPRSPRDRMALVDCLVERDQTAQALLEAHEALLAPDPPAEAFIKTAQLAERIGSRDIAIDQWKALALKHPDRTAQAALEAGRLLVASHRIPEAVDTYTRALAREPESPDLELALARAWQARGRDENALPILEKLVARKPEFTPARAALAESLAWLGRDDEARAHAERVLATHKLDAASCRAVATVYERAGQPAEAWEALERLIPDRAPLASVLSVLQGMYARAGSEEEGGWRLYELFAANPGHPEIGLTAAALLARAGHTSEAQEILLRISAQPPWRHRALGQLSRMYLSAGAPDKAIWALRRLLESDPNHVWVIVALLELEQRPDMAADALPTLQRLVVSIPGSPAFWTAAAELAGFLGKTTQTIPRMRAITAENPGDPGPATGLAALHLLDGDARAADLAISAVPELLRQDRALLNIYASARLELGDPEGALRLMERAVRTGLAEPEDHLLLARIQHQAGRHELRLWHLSQALILDPASETAREGIEDCIAGHFVSAETVLAALSDVYYHHPDSALVQDLARQVALDMEVTDLVAEWQAVHQAAPASPLRPRTGRMGRAGLTREDSLDEDPSELGTEDTVGP, encoded by the coding sequence ATGCCCGCTTTCGCCGGGGAGGTGTCGCGTACGACCATGGGCGACCGGGCAGCACGCGTCTTGGCACGGCGCGGCAGCATATTTCTGCACGCACTGAGCGGGGTGCTGGGGTTGCTGGTGTGCCTCACGCCTGCAATCGCCCAGCAGCCCCAGACGTCGGATGCGAAGGCGCTCATGGCCGAGGGTATCAAGCTGGCCCGGGATGGCAACCACGCCCGAGCAGCTTTGGTATTCCAGCAGGTCGTAATGCTCTACCCCGCCGATTTCGACGCACGTTACAACTTCGCGCTGGCATTGTACAACGCTGGGAACCTGGCAGGGGCAGAAGTGCAGTTCGGTCTGGCCCTTGAGATTCAGCCCAACTCCGCTGAAGCGCACCGAGGGCTGGGGCTCACCCTCAACGCTCTCCACCGATATGCGGAGGCCGCGGCACACCTGCGCGCGGCGGTTGCAGCGCGGCCCAAAGACGCCGCGGCTCAGGGGGCACTCGGCAGGGCATATCTTGGGGCAGGCAACCCGCGCAAGGCCATTGAGCCCCTGCGGGCCGCGATCAGGCTGCAGCCCGACAACGCCGGAGTCTCCTACGATCTGGGACGCGCCGCCGAGGCCTGTGGGGACTATCCCCTCGCTCTGTCCTCCTACTCTCGCAGTCTTTCCCGCAAGCCCGACTCCTTGCCCTCCGCCATGGGGCTTGCGCGGGCGGCGCTGGCGCTCAAGAAGCCTCTGCAGGCGGTGGAAGCCCTGCGTCCTTTCGTGGCCCCCCCCCCCACTGATCCCGCCTTCTGGCGGCTGCTGATGCGCGGCTACGACGGGATCGGGCTCGAAGAGGAGGCCATGCGGGCACGGCTCACCCTGGCCGACCTTGCGGAACCCGGGGAGTCGGCCCAACTGCGCGCGCAGGCAGCGGAGCGGCTCATCGGTTTGAACCGTTTCCCCGAGGCGCTGCTGGAGCTTCAGCTGGCGGCCGTGGAGGATCCGGCGAATACTGAAGTGCTCCTGCTCATGGCGCGCTGCCACCGAGAACTGGGCGACAAGGGCCGGGAGATCGAGACCCTGCGAACCGCGGCTGCTCGACAGCCCAGCGACGCCACCGTCGGTCTCGGACTGGCCACGGCACTCGCCGGGGCAGGATCGAACGCCGAGGCCCTGAGCGTCCTGGAACGGGCGCTGTCCGTGGAGCCGGCGAACGAAACAGCGCTGCGCATGGCTGCCGACACGGCCGGCGCACTGGGAAGGCTGCAAGACCGCGAGCAGTACCTGCGCCGAATCCTGGCCCTGAATCCCCGCAGTCCACGGGATCGAATGGCGCTGGTGGACTGTCTCGTGGAACGCGACCAGACAGCACAGGCATTGCTGGAGGCCCACGAGGCGCTCCTGGCCCCCGACCCGCCCGCCGAGGCATTCATCAAGACAGCGCAGCTTGCCGAAAGGATCGGGAGCCGGGATATCGCCATCGACCAATGGAAGGCACTCGCCCTCAAGCACCCGGACCGCACAGCCCAGGCGGCTCTCGAGGCCGGACGGCTTCTGGTTGCGAGCCACCGAATCCCCGAGGCTGTGGACACCTACACCCGAGCGCTGGCGAGAGAGCCCGAATCACCCGACCTGGAGCTGGCCCTGGCCCGCGCTTGGCAGGCAAGGGGGCGGGATGAGAACGCCCTGCCGATCCTGGAGAAACTGGTGGCGCGCAAGCCGGAATTCACCCCAGCCCGAGCGGCCCTGGCAGAGTCTCTCGCCTGGCTCGGCCGAGACGACGAAGCGAGAGCGCACGCCGAGCGGGTCCTTGCCACCCACAAACTGGACGCCGCAAGTTGCCGCGCGGTGGCCACGGTGTACGAGCGCGCCGGGCAGCCCGCAGAAGCCTGGGAGGCTCTTGAGCGGCTGATCCCGGATCGGGCGCCGCTGGCTTCGGTCTTGTCCGTCCTTCAGGGCATGTACGCGCGAGCAGGCAGCGAGGAGGAGGGTGGCTGGCGGCTGTACGAGCTGTTCGCAGCTAACCCTGGGCATCCGGAGATCGGCCTGACGGCCGCAGCATTGCTGGCCCGGGCCGGCCACACATCGGAGGCGCAGGAAATCCTGCTCCGGATCTCCGCCCAGCCGCCGTGGCGCCACCGGGCCTTGGGCCAGCTGTCCCGCATGTACCTGTCCGCGGGAGCGCCGGACAAGGCGATCTGGGCGCTCCGCCGCCTGCTTGAGTCCGACCCCAACCATGTCTGGGTCATCGTCGCGCTCCTGGAGCTTGAGCAGCGTCCGGATATGGCCGCCGATGCATTGCCGACCCTTCAGAGGCTAGTCGTTAGCATTCCGGGCAGCCCGGCATTCTGGACCGCCGCCGCGGAACTCGCCGGATTCCTGGGCAAGACCACTCAGACCATCCCGCGCATGCGAGCCATCACCGCCGAAAACCCCGGTGACCCCGGGCCAGCCACCGGTCTTGCCGCCCTGCACCTGCTGGACGGCGATGCGCGCGCCGCAGATCTTGCCATATCGGCCGTGCCCGAGTTACTTCGGCAGGATCGGGCCCTGCTCAACATCTACGCCAGCGCCCGCCTTGAACTGGGCGATCCGGAAGGGGCATTGCGGCTCATGGAGCGCGCGGTGCGGACAGGACTGGCGGAACCCGAAGATCACCTGCTGCTGGCGCGGATCCAGCATCAAGCCGGCCGGCATGAACTGCGATTGTGGCATCTGAGCCAGGCGCTGATCCTGGACCCGGCGTCGGAGACGGCCCGCGAAGGCATCGAGGATTGCATCGCCGGGCATTTCGTCTCCGCGGAGACTGTGCTCGCCGCTTTGTCCGATGTCTACTATCACCACCCCGACTCCGCGCTCGTACAGGATCTCGCGCGACAGGTGGCCCTGGACATGGAAGTGACCGACCTCGTGGCGGAATGGCAGGCGGTGCACCAGGCTGCTCCAGCATCTCCCCTGCGACCAAGAACCGGGAGAATGGGTCGCGCCGGGCTGACGCGTGAGGACTCATTGGACGAGGACCCATCGGAACTCGGTACCGAAGACACGGTAGGCCCATGA
- the hisI gene encoding phosphoribosyl-AMP cyclohydrolase yields the protein MFTGILKFDDKGLIPAIIIHHETNEVLMLGYMNEEAVRRTVDTGLATFWSRSRQKFWVKGETSGQTLNVKWIRTDCDADALLVACEPVGPVCHEGYLSCFFRELREGEWQTCAECLIPPEELYGKKK from the coding sequence ATGTTCACGGGAATACTCAAGTTCGACGACAAAGGTCTCATCCCGGCCATCATCATCCACCACGAGACCAACGAGGTCCTGATGCTGGGGTACATGAACGAGGAGGCAGTGCGGCGCACGGTGGACACCGGACTGGCCACTTTCTGGAGCCGCTCGCGCCAGAAATTCTGGGTCAAGGGCGAGACATCCGGCCAGACGCTCAACGTAAAGTGGATCCGCACGGACTGCGACGCCGACGCGCTCCTGGTGGCCTGTGAGCCCGTCGGGCCCGTCTGCCACGAGGGCTACCTGAGCTGTTTCTTCCGCGAACTGCGGGAAGGCGAATGGCAGACCTGCGCGGAATGCCTCATTCCACCGGAGGAGCTGTACGGCAAGAAGAAGTGA